In one uncultured Methanoregula sp. genomic region, the following are encoded:
- a CDS encoding MarR family transcriptional regulator — MKEEEADWQIYHLIPESSATTGKELCKKSGLDAAAVAASLERLERSCLIECSGDSVRMLNFGEALLRNQFKYEKNLPFTIENGIIKERKN, encoded by the coding sequence GTGAAAGAAGAGGAAGCGGACTGGCAGATTTATCACCTCATCCCGGAGAGCTCTGCTACTACCGGAAAGGAACTCTGTAAAAAAAGCGGGCTGGATGCAGCTGCTGTCGCGGCATCCCTTGAACGGCTCGAACGTTCCTGTCTTATCGAATGCTCGGGCGATTCAGTCCGTATGCTGAACTTCGGTGAGGCTCTCCTCCGAAACCAGTTCAAATACGAGAAAAACCTGCCGTTCACTATTGAAAACGGGATTATAAAAGAAAGGAAAAACTAG
- a CDS encoding HD domain-containing protein, giving the protein MPDRKEQHYEKILHDAGCSEKVIAHCRAVTDCAREYALNNPDIDMDLVLAGAMLHDIGRSKTHTIHHAQMGADLLRDMGFPEELARVVECHTGAGLTADECTLLGVSPRDCVPASTEEKIVTHADNLIAGRRRVSIENSIASAIHLPRKARKRMYRLSLEVEMLCRG; this is encoded by the coding sequence ATGCCTGACCGGAAAGAACAACATTATGAAAAGATACTGCACGATGCCGGGTGCAGCGAGAAAGTCATCGCACATTGCCGGGCAGTGACAGATTGCGCCCGGGAATATGCTTTAAACAATCCGGATATTGATATGGATCTCGTACTTGCGGGTGCGATGCTTCATGATATAGGCCGGAGCAAAACGCATACAATACATCATGCCCAGATGGGAGCCGATCTTCTCCGTGACATGGGATTTCCTGAAGAACTGGCCCGGGTGGTTGAGTGCCATACCGGTGCAGGTCTCACTGCCGATGAATGCACACTCCTGGGAGTTTCTCCCCGCGACTGCGTACCGGCCAGCACCGAAGAGAAGATCGTCACTCATGCCGACAACCTTATCGCAGGCAGACGGCGTGTATCGATCGAAAACAGTATCGCGTCTGCTATTCATCTCCCGCGAAAAGCACGAAAACGGATGTACCGCCTGTCCCTTGAAGTGGAAATGTTGTGCCGGGGATAA
- a CDS encoding thiamine-phosphate synthase family protein has protein sequence MTDNESFEDIEMLGRMMIALERLEQCKDLSLLIPEVRTNLVFARVHARDHRDVLAVDGRLTVVNGMPKAAGNIRFGASSHLARFIIYLMKTHPQIRAAINFSNNPAITIWLEEYCSHVDWTIVRIDRNHEPAKTRNEEGNSMMWKAGHAVRMAGGHVPKVICDAGGMGKEPVCIIVGQEPVHTARELCGIAHAWAQRDT, from the coding sequence ATGACAGATAACGAATCATTTGAAGACATAGAGATGTTAGGCAGGATGATGATTGCTCTCGAACGTCTGGAACAATGCAAAGATCTCTCTTTGCTAATACCCGAAGTCAGGACCAATCTTGTGTTTGCACGTGTCCATGCACGGGACCATCGGGACGTACTTGCCGTTGACGGGAGGCTGACGGTTGTAAATGGGATGCCAAAAGCTGCCGGAAACATCCGGTTCGGGGCTTCCAGCCACCTTGCCCGGTTCATAATCTATCTAATGAAAACCCATCCGCAGATCAGGGCCGCAATCAATTTTTCCAACAACCCTGCCATTACCATCTGGCTTGAAGAATATTGTTCACATGTCGATTGGACAATCGTCAGAATTGATCGTAATCATGAACCCGCCAAAACCCGGAACGAGGAGGGGAATTCTATGATGTGGAAAGCCGGGCATGCTGTCCGGATGGCCGGAGGACATGTACCGAAGGTCATCTGCGATGCCGGAGGAATGGGAAAGGAACCCGTTTGCATTATCGTGGGTCAGGAACCAGTACATACAGCCCGGGAACTCTGCGGGATCGCCCATGCATGGGCACAGAGAGATACCTGA
- a CDS encoding response regulator, with product MKQDHGIMITILLVDDQPDLLELTRIFLEKEGDLIVDTAVSAEEALRMLKAKKYDAVVSDYNMPEMDGIEFLDEFMKRAIDKPFIIFTGKSREDLVIRALNSGADFYLQKSTDPRSQYAELRNMVHQAVMRKRVEDALIRSEINHRNIVEAIEDSIYMVDKNSRYLFMNAYHQQRLGITDGNYIGRDYSEFHTPEECERFTCAVQESIESGKSVQDEYRSKGRWFIRRLSPVRNETLERIFAVTVISAETTGRKQVEEALQFTDENYQIVVEATQDSIYTVNPDGRYLFMNTHHKQRLGIDREKYYLRSYGDFHTPEENRIFSTSIRQVIQTKKSHEDTYTRNNRKFLRRMYPVFGSSKDNVTAISVISLEISPH from the coding sequence ATGAAACAGGACCACGGGATCATGATAACCATCCTCCTTGTTGACGACCAGCCGGATCTTCTCGAGCTTACCCGCATTTTCCTTGAGAAAGAAGGCGATCTTATCGTTGATACTGCAGTTTCTGCAGAAGAGGCACTCCGCATGCTTAAGGCAAAGAAGTACGATGCGGTTGTTTCCGATTACAATATGCCGGAGATGGACGGGATCGAGTTTCTCGATGAATTCATGAAGCGGGCAATCGATAAACCATTCATCATATTTACCGGTAAAAGCCGGGAGGATCTTGTGATTCGGGCCCTCAACTCCGGCGCAGATTTCTACCTCCAGAAAAGTACCGATCCCCGCAGCCAGTATGCCGAGCTCCGTAATATGGTGCACCAGGCCGTGATGCGCAAGCGCGTTGAAGACGCACTCATCCGTTCGGAGATCAACCACCGGAACATTGTCGAGGCAATCGAGGATTCCATTTACATGGTGGACAAGAACTCCCGGTACCTCTTCATGAACGCTTACCATCAGCAGCGTCTCGGCATTACTGACGGGAATTATATTGGTCGCGACTACAGTGAATTCCATACCCCGGAAGAGTGTGAGCGCTTTACTTGTGCCGTCCAGGAGAGTATTGAATCCGGAAAATCGGTCCAGGATGAATACCGCAGCAAGGGCCGCTGGTTTATCAGGCGCCTCAGTCCTGTCCGGAATGAGACACTCGAACGGATTTTTGCGGTAACGGTTATCTCAGCTGAGACAACCGGGAGAAAACAGGTTGAGGAAGCCCTGCAGTTTACTGACGAAAATTACCAGATTGTTGTGGAAGCCACACAGGATTCGATCTATACGGTCAATCCGGATGGCAGGTACCTGTTCATGAACACCCACCATAAACAACGGCTCGGTATTGACCGTGAAAAATATTACCTGAGGTCGTACGGGGATTTCCATACTCCTGAAGAGAACAGGATCTTCTCAACATCGATCCGGCAGGTCATTCAGACAAAAAAATCCCACGAAGATACCTATACCCGGAATAACCGGAAATTCCTCCGCCGTATGTATCCGGTTTTTGGATCATCGAAGGATAATGTGACAGCAATTTCTGTTATCTCTCTTGAGATTTCCCCTCATTAA
- a CDS encoding transcription factor, which yields MDPTEEAINDPAIRAYLHRLVGDEGLNLLERFPKEGEYSDEDLAAKTGINLNSVRHTLYTLYEKRLAEYHRIKNNETGWLTYLWQLRTDHIFDAIREDMALVLEKLNRRERYEEENDFYICKDCHLIFTFPQAMNIDFKCPDCDQPMGHFDNEMLLRSLKHRIEDIRKSLGHA from the coding sequence ATGGATCCAACAGAAGAAGCGATCAATGATCCCGCAATACGTGCCTATCTCCACCGCCTTGTCGGCGATGAGGGCCTCAACCTCCTTGAGCGGTTTCCCAAGGAGGGTGAATACAGTGATGAAGATCTTGCAGCAAAGACCGGTATAAACCTTAACTCTGTCCGGCACACGCTGTATACGCTCTATGAAAAACGTCTTGCGGAGTACCACCGGATCAAGAACAATGAGACCGGGTGGCTCACGTATCTCTGGCAACTCCGTACCGATCATATCTTCGATGCAATCCGGGAAGATATGGCGCTCGTTCTCGAAAAACTGAACCGCCGGGAGAGGTATGAAGAGGAGAATGATTTCTATATCTGTAAGGATTGTCACCTGATCTTCACGTTCCCGCAGGCTATGAACATCGATTTCAAATGCCCGGACTGTGACCAGCCAATGGGTCATTTCGATAACGAGATGCTTCTCCGGTCTCTCAAACACCGGATCGAAGATATCAGAAAATCCCTTGGTCATGCCTGA
- the nudC gene encoding NAD(+) diphosphatase, which produces MDHTAKFAADSLHKQYPLPDLMPEETLLVLVRNSGICYTGGKDPTIFVKISHEIQGISGENAQYLGHRNSHPSYALEIPGDNPCPEGLAWSGVRELAGTLPEEELAIAGLAIQVTDYNRTTRFCGRCGTRTRSSLTERAKVCPACHYVTYARLSPAVIVLVRNNNTILLAHNKQAPPGRNSLVAGFVEPGETIEHAVHREVQEETGISIKNVKYIASEPWPFPNSLMIGFIADYKGGTIIPDGIEIDTAGWFDRDHLPDLPPKLSISRALIDIWLDGKTGTIPPLRTG; this is translated from the coding sequence ATGGATCATACAGCCAAATTCGCAGCAGATTCACTTCATAAACAGTACCCCCTCCCGGATCTGATGCCGGAAGAGACCCTTCTTGTGCTTGTCCGGAACAGCGGAATTTGTTATACGGGTGGAAAAGATCCAACTATCTTTGTAAAGATATCCCATGAAATACAGGGCATATCCGGAGAAAACGCGCAATATCTTGGTCACCGTAACTCACACCCCAGTTATGCCCTCGAGATCCCAGGCGATAATCCATGTCCTGAAGGTCTGGCCTGGTCCGGCGTCCGTGAACTGGCCGGGACCCTTCCGGAGGAAGAACTCGCTATTGCCGGGCTTGCAATACAGGTAACGGATTACAACCGGACCACACGGTTCTGCGGCAGGTGCGGTACCAGGACAAGATCATCCTTAACTGAACGGGCAAAAGTCTGCCCCGCCTGCCACTATGTTACCTATGCCCGCCTCTCACCTGCGGTAATCGTTCTTGTGAGAAACAATAACACCATTCTGCTGGCGCATAACAAGCAGGCGCCCCCGGGAAGGAACAGTCTCGTTGCCGGTTTTGTTGAGCCGGGCGAAACTATTGAGCATGCCGTGCACCGTGAAGTGCAGGAAGAAACTGGGATCTCCATCAAAAATGTGAAGTACATCGCCAGCGAACCATGGCCATTTCCCAACTCGCTGATGATCGGGTTCATTGCCGATTACAAAGGGGGTACGATAATTCCTGATGGTATCGAGATCGATACCGCCGGCTGGTTTGACCGGGACCATCTGCCGGATTTACCGCCAAAACTCAGTATATCTCGCGCACTCATTGACATATGGCTGGACGGAAAAACCGGCACAATTCCTCCCCTCCGTACCGGATAA
- a CDS encoding tRNA (cytidine(56)-2'-O)-methyltransferase yields MPDHEVVILRIGHRPERDQRVTTHVGLTARALGAKGMYLAASDKGVAESIADVVDRWGGNFFCEDNVKWRSCIKNWKAEGGIVVHLTMYGLNLPDIIGEIRPHARILVIVGAEKVPGEIYGLADYNVAVTSQPHSEISSLALFLDHLASGTGFAHEFPGAKIRIIPSKAGKQTEGL; encoded by the coding sequence ATGCCTGACCACGAAGTAGTCATTCTCCGGATCGGCCACCGGCCTGAACGGGACCAGCGGGTAACCACTCATGTAGGCCTCACCGCCCGTGCCCTTGGAGCAAAAGGGATGTACCTTGCAGCATCCGACAAGGGTGTTGCTGAGAGCATTGCTGATGTTGTGGACCGATGGGGCGGTAACTTCTTCTGCGAAGATAATGTAAAGTGGCGCTCCTGTATCAAAAACTGGAAAGCAGAAGGCGGAATTGTTGTCCACCTTACCATGTACGGGCTTAACCTCCCGGATATTATCGGCGAGATACGACCGCACGCCAGGATTCTTGTTATCGTCGGGGCAGAAAAAGTCCCTGGAGAGATCTACGGTCTGGCCGATTACAATGTAGCCGTCACAAGTCAGCCCCATTCTGAAATTTCCAGCCTCGCCCTCTTCCTTGATCATCTTGCATCGGGAACGGGATTTGCCCATGAATTCCCCGGTGCAAAGATCAGAATAATCCCCTCCAAAGCCGGAAAACAGACGGAGGGCCTGTGA
- a CDS encoding putative manganese-dependent inorganic diphosphatase gives MNQIYLFGHQKPDTDSIASVIGYAEFKNLSEPGRYIPARCGELNPETRFMLDRYSLMEPVYIPSVEPKLSDIRYNPVFALPEDVPAVDVATLMAREGIRNVVITDALGKPVGMVGEHALAVACIETIHLSELAVTPIPVETLARILNAHVIVSAHTLLEGRVYIAIDALHVTLGKMTQKDIAVVGDDEPAQLAFISAGIACLIIAEDAPVGERVAAAAARRGVSVLSTKLDAFGVGKMINLSLPAREVMETNVPVLSCSDTIAHARRVVSGSKFRAACVVNAGGTLSGILTRTTLLEEVRRPVILLDHNEASQAVDGIEEAEVIEIIDHHRLGAITTLRPIHFLNEPVGATSTIIAMKFLESGLMPSRSIAGALLCGILSDTLALRMSTTTHRDKKAVSFLAPVAGEDPEKLGIALLEQAMDLSGTPLDTILARDTKIFVLSGKKILIAQVMVPSFAWNRERDAAINRELKTVRTGSGTEIVLALFTSVMENASDLYGVAEPGLLAALFGADLPMRLDGMMSRKKDFLPFLGANLQKHVR, from the coding sequence ATGAACCAGATCTACCTTTTCGGCCACCAGAAACCAGACACTGACAGCATCGCAAGCGTGATAGGGTATGCAGAATTTAAAAACCTGTCAGAACCCGGGCGGTATATTCCCGCCCGCTGTGGCGAACTAAATCCGGAAACACGGTTTATGCTTGACCGGTACTCCCTCATGGAACCGGTTTATATCCCCTCAGTGGAGCCGAAACTTTCAGATATCCGGTATAATCCGGTCTTTGCCCTTCCTGAGGATGTACCTGCCGTTGATGTTGCAACCCTGATGGCCCGGGAAGGAATCCGCAATGTTGTCATTACCGATGCTCTGGGAAAACCGGTCGGGATGGTCGGGGAGCACGCCCTTGCAGTTGCCTGTATCGAGACGATCCACCTTTCTGAACTCGCGGTCACCCCGATTCCGGTTGAGACACTTGCACGGATACTGAATGCACATGTCATTGTCTCCGCTCATACCCTGCTCGAGGGACGGGTCTATATCGCTATCGATGCCCTGCATGTTACGCTGGGTAAGATGACACAGAAAGATATTGCCGTAGTCGGGGACGATGAACCGGCTCAGCTTGCATTTATTTCTGCAGGAATAGCCTGCCTGATCATTGCTGAGGACGCACCGGTCGGAGAGCGTGTCGCCGCGGCAGCTGCCCGTCGTGGGGTCTCGGTCCTTTCAACAAAACTTGATGCATTCGGGGTTGGCAAAATGATAAACCTCTCCCTGCCTGCCCGTGAAGTGATGGAGACCAATGTTCCCGTATTGTCCTGCAGTGATACCATTGCTCATGCCCGGAGGGTGGTTTCCGGTTCAAAATTCCGGGCTGCCTGTGTTGTCAATGCAGGTGGAACACTCTCGGGTATTCTTACCCGTACGACCCTGCTTGAGGAGGTCCGAAGGCCGGTCATCCTGCTTGACCACAATGAAGCATCGCAGGCTGTTGACGGGATAGAGGAGGCAGAAGTAATCGAGATCATTGACCATCACCGGCTCGGGGCGATTACCACGCTCCGGCCAATCCATTTCCTCAATGAGCCGGTGGGAGCAACGTCGACAATCATTGCGATGAAATTTCTGGAATCCGGCCTCATGCCTTCACGCTCCATAGCCGGAGCGCTGCTCTGCGGTATCCTGTCTGATACACTTGCACTCAGGATGTCAACAACTACCCACCGGGATAAAAAAGCGGTCAGTTTCCTTGCTCCTGTTGCCGGGGAGGACCCGGAGAAACTTGGCATTGCTCTACTCGAGCAGGCCATGGACCTCTCAGGCACTCCGCTCGATACTATCCTTGCCCGGGACACAAAGATCTTCGTTCTCTCCGGAAAAAAGATCCTGATAGCACAGGTAATGGTGCCGTCATTTGCATGGAACCGGGAGCGGGATGCTGCGATCAATCGGGAACTCAAAACGGTAAGGACAGGATCCGGTACAGAGATTGTTCTTGCCCTTTTTACGAGTGTTATGGAAAATGCGAGCGATCTGTATGGAGTTGCAGAACCGGGCCTCCTTGCTGCATTGTTTGGCGCAGATCTGCCCATGCGCCTTGATGGAATGATGTCGCGAAAGAAGGATTTTCTTCCGTTTCTGGGTGCAAATCTCCAAAAACACGTAAGATAA
- a CDS encoding HD domain-containing protein: MDPLDEKCWEIYEHVKSILGQDGSHGMDHVCRVTHLCRIIGIREHADMGILIPAALLHDIARPLEKAQGIPHETEGAKIAGDYLVSIHYDETCIRGITHAIRTHRYRSTDTPRTLEARILSDADKLDAMGAAGIARTFMRAGEHGGSMDDAVSHFHDKLSKLNDKMFTGSAREIAEERHAFLIRFFSTLEEERKGSRI, from the coding sequence ATGGATCCATTGGATGAGAAGTGCTGGGAAATTTACGAGCATGTAAAGAGCATACTCGGGCAGGATGGATCCCATGGAATGGACCATGTCTGCCGGGTCACACATTTGTGCAGGATAATCGGGATACGTGAGCATGCGGATATGGGCATCCTTATTCCCGCGGCACTCCTCCATGACATCGCCCGCCCTCTTGAGAAAGCTCAGGGTATTCCGCATGAGACTGAAGGAGCAAAGATTGCCGGGGATTACCTGGTTTCTATCCACTACGATGAGACGTGTATCAGGGGAATTACCCATGCGATAAGGACTCACCGGTACCGTTCGACTGATACCCCCCGGACCCTTGAGGCCAGGATCCTTTCAGACGCCGACAAGCTGGATGCCATGGGGGCTGCAGGTATTGCCCGTACCTTCATGCGGGCCGGGGAACATGGCGGGAGCATGGACGATGCAGTCAGTCATTTTCATGATAAACTCTCCAAACTCAACGATAAAATGTTCACAGGATCCGCCCGGGAGATTGCAGAAGAACGGCATGCATTCCTAATCCGTTTTTTCTCGACTCTTGAAGAGGAACGAAAAGGCTCCCGGATATAA
- a CDS encoding aldehyde dehydrogenase family protein: protein MLMRIGGTETASLDEVWIEVKNPATGELIDRVPAGRNEDAALAVDAAEAASGSWKKKTMRERGMILFRAAEKVREQHKDLARLLTMEQGKPLHESIDEVRGYANILEFYAGISAHQSGEFIRLGSSGDGLVVREPLGVCGAIIPWNMPVLIMGWKVGPVLLAGNTLVLKPASTTPLTNIRLAKILDESGLPPGVLNVITGRGEEAGEGLVRHPGLRKISFTGSCATGMKIRELASHHLKEVTLELGGSDPMIVLNDADVDRAVEGAVRGRFYNAGQTCTAVKRLYVQEAIAEVFIRKLKERTSTLNVGNGLGPKTDMGPLNSSGQRDLISRAVEDLRENDHGTIITGGCALKGKAYEQGWFYRPTLVTDIVPGSPLVTEEIFGPVLPVMTVPNLETAIREANNSRFGLGASVWTSNMHSARKAFDEIHAGIVWVNRHLTIPPEIPFGGVEGSGIGRENGQDALDSYSRTKSLVMGW, encoded by the coding sequence ATGCTGATGAGGATTGGGGGAACTGAAACCGCTTCTCTGGATGAGGTTTGGATTGAGGTAAAGAACCCGGCAACCGGTGAGCTTATCGATCGCGTGCCTGCCGGCCGGAATGAAGATGCAGCCCTGGCGGTTGATGCCGCAGAAGCAGCATCCGGCAGTTGGAAGAAGAAAACCATGAGAGAACGCGGAATGATCCTGTTCCGTGCTGCAGAAAAGGTGCGGGAGCAGCACAAGGATCTCGCCCGTCTCCTGACCATGGAACAGGGAAAACCCCTCCATGAATCGATCGATGAAGTGAGAGGGTACGCGAATATCCTTGAATTTTACGCCGGGATCTCTGCACACCAGTCCGGTGAATTCATCCGCCTCGGCTCATCCGGTGATGGTCTTGTTGTCCGCGAACCGCTCGGGGTCTGTGGAGCCATTATCCCATGGAACATGCCGGTCCTCATCATGGGATGGAAAGTGGGCCCGGTACTCCTTGCCGGAAATACCCTTGTCCTGAAGCCTGCTTCCACAACGCCCCTGACGAATATCAGGCTCGCAAAAATCCTTGACGAATCAGGTCTCCCGCCCGGAGTATTAAACGTAATTACCGGACGGGGTGAAGAGGCCGGGGAGGGACTCGTGCGTCATCCCGGTCTACGGAAGATCTCGTTTACCGGAAGCTGTGCTACGGGTATGAAGATCAGGGAGCTTGCGTCCCATCACCTTAAGGAGGTCACCCTGGAACTGGGAGGTTCCGATCCCATGATCGTATTGAATGATGCCGACGTCGATCGTGCGGTTGAAGGGGCGGTACGGGGAAGGTTCTACAATGCCGGCCAGACCTGCACTGCGGTCAAACGGTTATATGTCCAGGAAGCAATTGCCGAAGTATTCATCCGGAAACTGAAAGAGCGCACCAGTACCCTGAATGTCGGTAATGGTCTGGGTCCAAAGACCGATATGGGCCCCCTCAACAGCAGCGGACAGCGCGATCTCATCAGCAGGGCTGTCGAAGATCTCCGCGAGAATGATCACGGGACGATCATTACCGGCGGGTGCGCTCTCAAAGGGAAAGCATATGAGCAGGGCTGGTTTTACCGCCCCACCCTTGTTACCGATATCGTACCGGGATCCCCCCTGGTAACTGAAGAGATCTTCGGACCGGTACTACCGGTTATGACCGTACCCAACCTGGAAACTGCGATCAGAGAAGCCAATAATTCACGTTTTGGTCTGGGTGCTTCTGTCTGGACCTCGAATATGCACAGTGCCAGAAAAGCGTTCGATGAGATTCATGCCGGCATTGTCTGGGTGAACCGGCATCTGACGATCCCTCCGGAAATACCTTTTGGGGGCGTGGAGGGAAGTGGAATCGGCCGGGAGAACGGGCAGGATGCCCTGGACAGTTATTCCCGGACAAAATCTCTTGTCATGGGCTGGTAA
- a CDS encoding sulfide-dependent adenosine diphosphate thiazole synthase gives MELDEITISRAILSSQMNVLIDHMELDVAVVGGGPAGLTCAAILAGKNLKVGVIEKKLSIGGGMWGGGMMFPRIVVQEEAHRLLERFHIGSVQYKPGYYVAKSVETVSKLTAAACDAGAEFFNLTSVEDVMIKADKRISGLVINWTAVEMGKLHVDPLVMGCRYTVDATGHDAVVARLVERKGGDLEVKGESFMWADRAESHILRHTREIYPGLIVAGMAANAVAGESRMGPVFGGMLLSGEHAANLVIKNLK, from the coding sequence ATGGAACTCGATGAAATTACTATCAGCAGGGCAATTCTTTCGTCCCAGATGAATGTGCTTATCGATCATATGGAACTCGATGTCGCAGTAGTTGGCGGCGGACCGGCAGGCCTTACCTGTGCAGCCATCCTTGCCGGAAAAAATCTGAAGGTGGGGGTCATTGAGAAGAAACTCTCGATTGGAGGGGGTATGTGGGGCGGCGGAATGATGTTCCCGCGTATCGTTGTGCAGGAAGAGGCGCATCGCCTCCTTGAGCGTTTTCATATAGGATCCGTGCAGTATAAGCCCGGATATTACGTTGCCAAATCGGTTGAGACCGTTTCCAAGCTCACAGCAGCAGCCTGTGATGCCGGGGCCGAATTTTTCAATCTCACTTCTGTCGAAGATGTCATGATAAAGGCCGACAAACGCATCAGCGGTCTTGTCATCAACTGGACTGCGGTGGAGATGGGAAAACTCCATGTTGATCCACTCGTTATGGGTTGCCGGTATACCGTAGATGCGACCGGCCACGATGCTGTTGTTGCAAGGCTTGTCGAGAGAAAAGGTGGAGACCTCGAAGTCAAGGGAGAGAGTTTCATGTGGGCCGACCGTGCAGAATCCCATATCCTGCGCCATACCCGTGAAATTTACCCGGGACTTATAGTAGCCGGCATGGCGGCAAATGCTGTTGCGGGCGAGAGCCGGATGGGCCCGGTTTTCGGGGGCATGCTCCTCTCCGGGGAACATGCAGCAAATCTTGTTATCAAAAACCTGAAATAA
- a CDS encoding ATP-grasp domain-containing protein → MKGRVLIAGFSTRHVAQSAYNAGYEVCTVDHFCDQDLAWYTRDREKFEDLADLPDAIERICRRQTFDLFVPTSGAEELVIPLLRGGTPHSTVARFMDKLDTQHFFEDHSIPVPRILTENQYPVMAKPRRGAGGWRNAILKNRAAETAWESLYPDVPYIRQDVVEGIPASVCCVASGTKAVAVAANGQILRGAGESAFGFSGSITPFSHLACNRMIELAERIAALSGCRGTIGIDFVIGDKTPFAIEINPRFQGTVDTVEHSCGCNLFELHVNACAGNLPSSRPACRQFAVRSILFAERDLTIRTDLAALKDFVADIPWPGTSLEEEQAIVSVYGWGKTKDAALALLDKHITIVRQYMR, encoded by the coding sequence GTGAAGGGACGTGTGCTCATTGCCGGTTTTTCAACCCGCCATGTAGCACAATCAGCTTATAATGCCGGCTATGAGGTATGCACGGTTGATCATTTCTGCGACCAGGATCTTGCATGGTATACCCGGGATCGGGAGAAATTTGAAGATCTCGCGGATCTTCCCGATGCCATCGAACGAATATGCAGGAGGCAGACATTTGATCTCTTTGTTCCGACTTCCGGTGCCGAGGAACTCGTAATCCCGCTGCTCCGGGGGGGGACACCACACAGCACCGTTGCACGGTTCATGGATAAACTGGACACCCAGCATTTTTTCGAGGATCATAGTATTCCGGTCCCACGAATCCTTACGGAGAACCAGTATCCTGTTATGGCCAAACCACGCCGGGGTGCCGGCGGATGGCGGAATGCAATCCTGAAAAACAGGGCAGCTGAGACCGCGTGGGAGTCTCTCTACCCGGATGTACCATATATCCGCCAGGATGTTGTTGAGGGCATACCCGCCAGCGTCTGTTGTGTAGCTTCGGGAACAAAGGCAGTCGCAGTTGCTGCCAACGGGCAGATTCTCCGCGGAGCCGGGGAATCAGCGTTCGGGTTCTCCGGTTCGATTACCCCGTTCTCCCATCTGGCATGTAACCGGATGATCGAACTTGCCGAACGCATTGCTGCTCTCAGCGGGTGCCGGGGAACGATCGGTATCGATTTTGTTATTGGGGATAAGACGCCATTTGCAATCGAGATCAACCCCCGCTTCCAGGGAACGGTTGATACGGTTGAACATTCGTGCGGCTGCAATCTCTTTGAATTGCACGTCAATGCCTGTGCCGGTAATCTCCCGTCTTCCAGACCCGCATGCCGGCAATTCGCTGTACGGAGCATCCTGTTTGCCGAGCGTGACCTGACAATCCGTACAGATCTTGCAGCGTTAAAAGATTTTGTTGCTGACATTCCATGGCCGGGAACATCTCTCGAAGAAGAACAGGCGATCGTGAGCGTCTACGGATGGGGGAAAACAAAGGATGCAGCACTTGCGCTGCTGGATAAGCATATTACTATCGTCCGACAATATATGCGCTGA